The following coding sequences lie in one Synechococcus sp. PCC 7336 genomic window:
- a CDS encoding phycobilisome linker polypeptide: MRMFKITACFPTTTNIRTQRELQNTYVTKCVNYDNWFAEQQRIQKAGGKILKVELTTGSKGVNVGIS; encoded by the coding sequence ATGCGGATGTTTAAAATTACGGCCTGCTTCCCTACAACAACAAATATTCGTACGCAGCGTGAATTACAAAATACGTATGTAACAAAGTGTGTGAATTACGACAATTGGTTTGCAGAGCAACAGCGCATCCAGAAGGCTGGCGGCAAGATTTTGAAGGTCGAGCTGACGACGGGGAGTAAAGGTGTCAATGTTGGCATTTCCTAA